From the Mangifera indica cultivar Alphonso chromosome 10, CATAS_Mindica_2.1, whole genome shotgun sequence genome, one window contains:
- the LOC123226933 gene encoding class V chitinase-like isoform X2 encodes MGSLIIRAFVFFIFLLPLKFCPVIAQTNWIRAAYYNNGRYGFPIANISSSLFTHLICTFALVNSTSYELSVSPADEEHFSSFTKTVKLKNPSVTTLLSVGGGGVDYSTFSSMVKNSSYRQSFINSSIKAARFYGFQGLEFAWNGPNTTDDMFYMGLLFQEWRSAISLEAANSKQSHLLLTARVLYSPTLYSASYPTEMIQQHLNWVHVLPCDSSISPLENLTAAHAPLYSLSGNTVNMDHGIGEWIHKGLLPHKLVMMLTFYGYAWMLQNSTVNGFGAPATRPALNIVGSGTATYKEIKRYIREYGPEVPVRYNSTYVVNYWTKDIVWIEFDDIEAIRAKISYAKKKKLLGYSVWQVSYDYNWVLSKTAAGVAIDDSSIPDEHRGGQNNKSPLLVILLSTTAAVSLLLVIFMMFYCWRKNRKIKCTTESNDEANRAATAADFSSNVPNLMEYTLCDLEAATNGFSIENKLGQGGYGTVYKGVLPNGQIIAIKKLSKTFTQEIEEFKNEVKLTAKLQHVNLTRVMGFCVDAEEQILVYEYVQNKSLDLYLFGIRVVD; translated from the exons ATGGGGTCTCTGATTATCAGGgcctttgttttctttattttcctcCTCCCTCTAAAATTCTGCCCCGTAATAGCGCAAACGAATTGGATCAGGGCTGCTTACTACAATAATGGACGATATGGGTTCCCGATTGCCAACATAAGCTCTAGTCTTTTTACTCACCTTATTTGTACTTTTGCTCTTGTTAATTCTACCTCCTACGAGCTTTCAGTATCACCAGCCGATGAAGAACACTTCTCCTCCTTCACAAAAACTGTCAAACTGAAGAACCCATCAGTCACTACACTGCTCTCTGTTGGGGGTGGCGGTGTAGATTATTCAACCTTTTCTTCAATGGTAAAAAATTCCTCTTACCGACAATCATTCATCAATTCCTCTATAAAAGCAGCCCGATTTTACGGTTTTCAAGGCCTAGAATTTGCTTGGAATGGTCCAAACACAACAGATGATATGTTCTATATGGGACTTCTCTTTCAAGAGTGGAGATCTGCTATAAGTTTAGAGGCAGCAAACTCTAAACAGTCGCACCTGCTCTTGACAGCGAGGGTTTTATATTCACCCACACTGTATTCAGCAAGTTATCCGACAGAGATGATACAACAACATTTGAATTGGGTTCATGTTTTGCCCTGTGATTCCTCTATTTCTCCCTTGGAAAACCTTACTGCTGCTCATGCACCTCTATATAGTCTATCTGGTAACACTGTTAACATGGATCACGGTATAGGAGAATGGATCCACAAAGGATTATTACCTCATAAACTGGTTATGATGTTGACTTTCTATGGCTATGCATGGATGCTCCAGAATTCTACGGTGAATGGTTTTGGTGCACCAGCAACGAGACCTGCCCTTAATATAGTAGGCAGTGGAACAGCAACATATAAGGAAATCAAGCGATACATAAGGGAATATGGCCCTGAAGTTCCTGTCAGGTACAACTCAACCTATGTGGTGAATTACTGGACAAAGGATATAGTTTGGATTGAATTTGATGACATAGAGGCTATCAGAGCTAAGATTTCTTATGCCAAGAAAAAGAAGCTACTTGGCTACTCTGTGTGGCAGGTCTCCTATGATTATAATTGGGTGCTTTCTAAAACTGCAG CTGGAGTGGCAATAGATGATTCTTCAATTCCGGACGAACATAGAGGTGGGCAAAATAATAAGAGCCCTTTGTTAGTAATCCTTTTGTCTACAACAGCTGCTGTTTCTCTTCTCTTggtaatatttatgatgttttaCTGCTGGAGGAAAAATCGCAAAATAAAAT GCACTACAGAATCCAATGATGAGGCAAACAGAGCAGCAACTGCTGCAGATTTTAGTAGCAATGTTCCTAATCTGATGGAATATACACTGTGCGATTTAGAGGCAGCAACGAATGGGTTTTCGATCGAAAATAAGCTTGGACAGGGTGGCTATGGCACTGTTTAcaag GGAGTATTACCCAATGGACAGATAATAGCaattaaaaaactttcaaaaacattCACCCAAGAAATTGaggaattcaagaatgaggTAAAGCTCACTGCGAAGCTCCAACATGTAAATCTTACCCGAGTTATGGGTTTTTGTGTTGATGCAGAAGAACAGATACTGGTCTACGAATATGTGCAAAACAAAAGCTTAGACTTATACTTATTCG GCATACGAGTTGTGGATTGA
- the LOC123226933 gene encoding cysteine-rich receptor-like protein kinase 19 isoform X1, protein MGSLIIRAFVFFIFLLPLKFCPVIAQTNWIRAAYYNNGRYGFPIANISSSLFTHLICTFALVNSTSYELSVSPADEEHFSSFTKTVKLKNPSVTTLLSVGGGGVDYSTFSSMVKNSSYRQSFINSSIKAARFYGFQGLEFAWNGPNTTDDMFYMGLLFQEWRSAISLEAANSKQSHLLLTARVLYSPTLYSASYPTEMIQQHLNWVHVLPCDSSISPLENLTAAHAPLYSLSGNTVNMDHGIGEWIHKGLLPHKLVMMLTFYGYAWMLQNSTVNGFGAPATRPALNIVGSGTATYKEIKRYIREYGPEVPVRYNSTYVVNYWTKDIVWIEFDDIEAIRAKISYAKKKKLLGYSVWQVSYDYNWVLSKTAAGVAIDDSSIPDEHRGGQNNKSPLLVILLSTTAAVSLLLVIFMMFYCWRKNRKIKCTTESNDEANRAATAADFSSNVPNLMEYTLCDLEAATNGFSIENKLGQGGYGTVYKGVLPNGQIIAIKKLSKTFTQEIEEFKNEVKLTAKLQHVNLTRVMGFCVDAEEQILVYEYVQNKSLDLYLFDPIRRLVLDWKKRVQIIERVIQGLLYLQEYSKLTIISPYLTINNILLDGEMKPKISDFGMPRIFAKDDLEANTNHLVNHCPTKSDVYSFGIVLLQIISGKKISILYGPNENLSLPHLAYELWIDGKGVELMDDSLDDTYSPCKLMRCLQIALLCVQKNQVDRPSMVEVLTMLKNESKDIMIPRKPAFSKQNRQDESLAHLEDYSWSTPSINDVTISDLVPR, encoded by the exons ATGGGGTCTCTGATTATCAGGgcctttgttttctttattttcctcCTCCCTCTAAAATTCTGCCCCGTAATAGCGCAAACGAATTGGATCAGGGCTGCTTACTACAATAATGGACGATATGGGTTCCCGATTGCCAACATAAGCTCTAGTCTTTTTACTCACCTTATTTGTACTTTTGCTCTTGTTAATTCTACCTCCTACGAGCTTTCAGTATCACCAGCCGATGAAGAACACTTCTCCTCCTTCACAAAAACTGTCAAACTGAAGAACCCATCAGTCACTACACTGCTCTCTGTTGGGGGTGGCGGTGTAGATTATTCAACCTTTTCTTCAATGGTAAAAAATTCCTCTTACCGACAATCATTCATCAATTCCTCTATAAAAGCAGCCCGATTTTACGGTTTTCAAGGCCTAGAATTTGCTTGGAATGGTCCAAACACAACAGATGATATGTTCTATATGGGACTTCTCTTTCAAGAGTGGAGATCTGCTATAAGTTTAGAGGCAGCAAACTCTAAACAGTCGCACCTGCTCTTGACAGCGAGGGTTTTATATTCACCCACACTGTATTCAGCAAGTTATCCGACAGAGATGATACAACAACATTTGAATTGGGTTCATGTTTTGCCCTGTGATTCCTCTATTTCTCCCTTGGAAAACCTTACTGCTGCTCATGCACCTCTATATAGTCTATCTGGTAACACTGTTAACATGGATCACGGTATAGGAGAATGGATCCACAAAGGATTATTACCTCATAAACTGGTTATGATGTTGACTTTCTATGGCTATGCATGGATGCTCCAGAATTCTACGGTGAATGGTTTTGGTGCACCAGCAACGAGACCTGCCCTTAATATAGTAGGCAGTGGAACAGCAACATATAAGGAAATCAAGCGATACATAAGGGAATATGGCCCTGAAGTTCCTGTCAGGTACAACTCAACCTATGTGGTGAATTACTGGACAAAGGATATAGTTTGGATTGAATTTGATGACATAGAGGCTATCAGAGCTAAGATTTCTTATGCCAAGAAAAAGAAGCTACTTGGCTACTCTGTGTGGCAGGTCTCCTATGATTATAATTGGGTGCTTTCTAAAACTGCAG CTGGAGTGGCAATAGATGATTCTTCAATTCCGGACGAACATAGAGGTGGGCAAAATAATAAGAGCCCTTTGTTAGTAATCCTTTTGTCTACAACAGCTGCTGTTTCTCTTCTCTTggtaatatttatgatgttttaCTGCTGGAGGAAAAATCGCAAAATAAAAT GCACTACAGAATCCAATGATGAGGCAAACAGAGCAGCAACTGCTGCAGATTTTAGTAGCAATGTTCCTAATCTGATGGAATATACACTGTGCGATTTAGAGGCAGCAACGAATGGGTTTTCGATCGAAAATAAGCTTGGACAGGGTGGCTATGGCACTGTTTAcaag GGAGTATTACCCAATGGACAGATAATAGCaattaaaaaactttcaaaaacattCACCCAAGAAATTGaggaattcaagaatgaggTAAAGCTCACTGCGAAGCTCCAACATGTAAATCTTACCCGAGTTATGGGTTTTTGTGTTGATGCAGAAGAACAGATACTGGTCTACGAATATGTGCAAAACAAAAGCTTAGACTTATACTTATTCG ATCCCATTAGACGATTAGTTCTAGATTGGAAAAAGCGCGTGCAAATCATTGAAAGAGTTATTCAAGGCCTTTTATATCTTCAAGAATACTCTAAGTTGACTATTATTTCTCCATATTTAACAATTAACAATATCTTGTTAGATGGAGAAATGAAACCTAAGATATCAGATTTTGGAATGCCAAGAATATTTGCGAAAGATGATCTTGAAGCAAACACAAATCATCTTGTTAATCATTGCCCAACCAAATctgatgtttatagttttgggaTTGTACTTTTGCAAATCATCAGTGGAAAAAAGATTTCCATTTTATATGGTCCAAATGAAAACTTGAGTCTTCCCCACTTG GCATACGAGTTGTGGATTGATGGTAAAGGCGTGGAGCTTATGGATGACTCATTGGACGACACATATTCTCCTTGTAAATTAATGAGATGCTTGCAAATTGCTCTATTGTGTGTTCAAAAAAATCAAGTTGATCGACCGTCAATGGTAGAAGTCCTGACAATGCTAAAAAATGAAAGCAAAGACATCATGATTCCAAGGAAGCCTGCTTTCTCGAAACAAAATAGACAAGATGAATCTCTAGCACACTTGGAAGATTATTCATGGAGCACCCCATCAATTAATGATGTAACAATTTCAGATCTTGTACCCAGATGA